The Deltaproteobacteria bacterium genome window below encodes:
- a CDS encoding heavy metal-binding domain-containing protein, producing MDELDRDIHELRSSITVVTSSSLPDRNIKGALGTVTGISETAASTDRGFRKAEKEALADIMRQGIKLGANAIVDLKMTTGSYEQQGSQWMVSKVVYYGTAVRV from the coding sequence TTGGACGAGCTCGACAGAGATATTCATGAACTCCGGAGCAGTATAACCGTCGTGACTTCGAGCAGTCTGCCTGACAGGAATATCAAAGGAGCCCTTGGGACCGTAACCGGCATCTCTGAAACGGCTGCGTCGACCGACAGAGGATTCAGGAAGGCTGAAAAAGAAGCGCTGGCTGACATCATGCGCCAGGGGATTAAGTTGGGCGCAAACGCCATCGTCGATCTCAAGATGACCACTGGAAGCTATGAGCAGCAGGGCTCACAATGGATGGTCTCGAAGGTCGTATATTACGGGACGGCAGTTAGGGTTTAA
- a CDS encoding helix-turn-helix transcriptional regulator, giving the protein MIKCHLSRFMGERKIKIAELARTTGIHRNMLTLLYFENAKRIEFDVMEKLCRYFNCSIQDLFEIVDEK; this is encoded by the coding sequence ATGATTAAATGCCATCTTTCAAGATTCATGGGCGAACGGAAGATCAAAATCGCCGAGCTTGCCCGGACAACAGGCATTCACCGAAATATGCTCACTCTTCTCTATTTCGAAAACGCCAAAAGAATCGAGTTCGACGTCATGGAAAAACTCTGCCGCTACTTCAATTGCTCGATACAGGATTTATTTGAAATAGTCGATGAAAAGTGA
- a CDS encoding SIR2 family protein produces MTLETLTEDIAIEGLRNFFREKPFLFFGTGMSCSLDMRLGMPALKDALIAEIKTRPLPVAQAKEWKRVEIALQTGSDLESALNEISEQDLLKTITEVTGAFVATVDRECAFRIAKGEVKWPATQFLKKIVDSLPESDRILHALTPNYDMLFEYACDSARIAYTNGFFGGVEKNMDWHAVDRALLLRRYVNQRRKRKAVYKHRKHVRLYKVHGSLNYFFHRSAVIENNAWTWGPPDFAQRVMITPGLSKYEMLQCYRQELLKAADAAIDRENHFLFLGYGFNDKHLEEYIRRKLVTQSCKGLIITRDCNSRIESLLSDAANLWIVCKSQDASCEGTRVFNKKYSDWLNLPDKRLWEISEFTTHILGG; encoded by the coding sequence ATGACCTTGGAAACATTAACAGAAGACATAGCGATTGAGGGCTTACGGAACTTCTTCCGTGAGAAACCATTTCTTTTCTTTGGGACAGGGATGTCTTGCTCCTTGGACATGCGTTTGGGTATGCCCGCCCTGAAAGATGCCCTTATTGCTGAAATCAAGACTCGTCCTTTGCCTGTTGCACAGGCAAAGGAATGGAAACGTGTTGAAATTGCGCTTCAGACTGGTTCGGATTTAGAATCGGCACTCAATGAAATCAGCGAACAAGATTTGCTGAAAACGATTACCGAGGTTACGGGAGCTTTTGTTGCAACAGTTGATCGTGAATGTGCTTTTCGCATCGCCAAAGGCGAAGTCAAGTGGCCAGCGACCCAGTTCTTGAAAAAAATTGTTGATTCACTTCCGGAAAGCGACCGTATTCTTCACGCTCTAACGCCGAATTATGACATGCTTTTTGAATACGCATGTGATTCCGCACGTATTGCATACACCAATGGATTCTTCGGCGGAGTTGAAAAAAATATGGATTGGCATGCTGTCGATAGGGCTTTGCTCTTGCGGAGGTATGTTAATCAACGAAGGAAACGCAAGGCGGTCTATAAGCATCGGAAGCATGTTCGCCTGTATAAGGTTCATGGTTCCCTGAATTACTTTTTCCACAGAAGCGCAGTCATCGAAAACAACGCTTGGACGTGGGGACCACCTGATTTTGCTCAGCGCGTGATGATAACGCCGGGCTTGTCAAAATACGAAATGCTTCAATGCTACCGGCAGGAATTATTGAAAGCTGCTGATGCCGCGATTGATAGGGAAAACCACTTCCTGTTTCTAGGGTACGGTTTCAATGACAAACATCTTGAGGAATACATCAGACGAAAGCTGGTTACCCAAAGCTGCAAAGGGTTGATTATCACTCGGGACTGCAATTCACGCATTGAATCGTTGCTGTCAGATGCCGCCAATCTCTGGATAGTCTGTAAATCACAAGATGCAAGCTGCGAAGGCACGCGAGTTTTTAATAAGAAGTATTCTGACTGGCTGAACCTTCCTGACAAAAGACTTTGGGAGATAAGCGAGTTTACAACGCATATTCTTGGAGGCTAA
- a CDS encoding ATP-binding protein: MAIFNFDKSHSLGKVRAVDTRRVDIQVNSDEDLRKARVGQLVALALPGAIEEWLIGIIDKVIKTPVLEEDDELEMEGADETTSRSLSREIVLNTVRLTLVGTVRLSTDSRPLFSRSLVQVPEIDGTCHILRDAQLQAFMSLLSVAGKTDHSLEMGRYTIDETATAYLDGNKLFQRHASLLGSTGSGKSWTVAAILEQAAKLPSANLIVFDLHGEYRELTYARHLRIPGPEELGKADPSLLFLPYCLLNAEEMQAMFIDRSEFSAHNQVMAFQDTVVAEKKKTLETLKKNEVLNAFTLDSPVPFKISDVLAELDRLNKEMVSGSSGKDKQGPFYGQFSRLLVRLNSKIGDKRYGFLFQAPDSEYEYDAMAATMKRLMDYSESNAQIKVIDFSEVPADILPVIVGLVARIIYQVQFWTDRGKRKPMAFVCDEAHLYLPKKDGRNPVEQRAIENFEKIAKEGRKYGVSLLIVSQQPSDVSTTILSQCNNVVALRLTNGDDQATVKRFMPESLEGLMDTLPILDVGEALIVGDAVLLPSRIRIHPPKEKPLSATIDFWDEWSKKPEIPDLTKAIENMRRQNRS; the protein is encoded by the coding sequence ATGGCAATTTTTAATTTTGATAAGTCTCATTCTCTTGGAAAAGTTCGCGCAGTGGACACGCGTAGGGTAGACATCCAAGTGAACAGTGATGAGGACTTGAGAAAGGCGCGAGTCGGACAACTGGTCGCTCTTGCATTGCCTGGAGCGATTGAAGAATGGCTGATTGGCATCATTGATAAGGTGATCAAAACGCCTGTTCTCGAAGAGGATGATGAACTGGAAATGGAAGGAGCGGATGAGACAACCTCTCGGTCCCTTTCACGAGAAATCGTCCTAAATACAGTTAGATTGACTCTGGTTGGCACGGTGAGATTATCCACTGACAGCAGACCTCTTTTCTCACGATCGCTTGTTCAGGTTCCAGAGATTGATGGCACATGCCATATTCTGCGGGATGCTCAACTGCAAGCCTTTATGAGTTTGCTCTCGGTTGCAGGAAAGACGGACCATTCGCTGGAGATGGGCCGATACACGATAGATGAAACCGCAACTGCCTATCTGGATGGCAACAAACTTTTCCAGCGTCATGCGTCTCTTTTGGGTAGTACCGGTTCCGGTAAATCTTGGACGGTTGCTGCTATTCTCGAACAAGCAGCAAAACTCCCATCGGCCAACTTGATCGTGTTCGACCTGCATGGGGAATATCGGGAACTCACCTATGCACGGCATTTGCGTATCCCAGGCCCTGAGGAATTGGGCAAGGCTGATCCCTCATTGCTGTTTTTGCCTTACTGCCTCCTCAACGCCGAGGAGATGCAGGCCATGTTTATTGACCGCAGTGAATTCAGCGCACACAATCAGGTCATGGCATTTCAGGATACGGTGGTCGCTGAGAAGAAGAAGACGCTGGAAACGTTAAAGAAGAATGAAGTACTGAATGCCTTCACTCTCGATAGTCCAGTTCCATTTAAGATTAGCGATGTGCTCGCAGAATTGGATCGCTTGAATAAAGAGATGGTTTCTGGCTCTAGCGGAAAGGATAAGCAGGGGCCATTCTATGGCCAGTTTAGTCGATTGCTTGTTCGCTTGAACAGCAAGATTGGTGACAAGCGCTATGGTTTTTTGTTTCAGGCTCCGGATTCGGAATATGAATACGACGCCATGGCCGCTACGATGAAGCGGCTGATGGACTATTCCGAATCCAACGCCCAAATCAAGGTCATTGACTTCTCCGAGGTTCCTGCGGACATCCTGCCTGTGATTGTTGGACTCGTGGCCCGCATCATCTATCAGGTGCAATTCTGGACGGACCGTGGCAAACGCAAGCCTATGGCTTTTGTCTGCGACGAGGCGCATCTCTATCTACCTAAGAAGGACGGACGAAACCCCGTTGAGCAGCGTGCAATCGAAAACTTTGAGAAGATCGCGAAGGAAGGCCGGAAGTATGGCGTCTCATTGCTAATTGTCAGTCAGCAGCCTTCCGATGTGAGCACAACCATACTGAGCCAATGCAACAATGTCGTCGCCTTGCGCCTAACCAACGGCGACGACCAGGCCACGGTCAAGAGGTTCATGCCGGAAAGTCTTGAAGGACTGATGGACACGCTGCCCATTCTGGATGTTGGCGAGGCGCTGATTGTGGGTGACGCCGTGTTGTTACCGAGCAGAATCCGGATTCATCCCCCCAAAGAGAAGCCGCTCAGTGCGACAATTGATTTCTGGGATGAATGGAGCAAGAAGCCTGAAATTCCCGACTTAACCAAGGCCATCGAGAATATGAGAAGGCAGAATAGGAGTTGA
- a CDS encoding DEAD/DEAH box helicase, whose protein sequence is MENIEQTKAFYLLDEKIQRWIWQQGWTELREAQEEAIQPILEGKTDVIIAAATASGKTEAAFLPICSRLLKTDNFEASILYISPLKALINDQFSRISDLCKELDIKVYPWHGDIGSGRKKGFVKEPAGILLITPESLEAIFVNYGHDVKRIFSRLLYVIVDELHSFIGSERGIQLQSLLHRVEIAIRRRVPRIGLSATIGDMLLAAEFLRPGQGKDVRMIVSRSSGQELKLLLKGYVEKEIKIDENSNELKEDTFDDSSVESSIAESLFKTLRGTSNLIFANRRASVETYSDNLRGMCEENRVPNEFWPHHGSLSKELREEAESAIKDKSRPVSIVCTSTLEMGIDIGSVTSIAQIGVSPSVASMRQRLGRSGRRGDPAILRIYITEQEITNSTPLQDTLRANLVQSIAMVRLLLLKWYEPPPAKSFHLSTLIQQILSLIAQYGGVTASQAWDLLCNNGPFDLLNKKQFIELLRCMGNEGLLAQTNDGLLLHGRLGEKIVNHYSFYTAFITPEEYRLITRGKTLGTLPIDRPLSEGSLLIFGGRRWEVTGIDQQKKIIELIPAKGGRPPSFGGQAGWVHDSIRQEMYKIYTENDIPVFLDPTAKELLGEARYYFNRYGLENKHILQNGKNLLFFCWRGDKVMDTITALLRNNGIKAENDGIAITVLDTTEEELTGYLKNVAKESIEALELARTIKNKPSAKYDNFLSEDLMCADYLSSKMDLEGAQYMLKQIIGAH, encoded by the coding sequence ATGGAAAACATCGAGCAGACAAAAGCGTTCTATCTTCTTGACGAGAAGATTCAGCGATGGATATGGCAGCAAGGCTGGACAGAGCTGCGCGAAGCCCAGGAAGAGGCCATTCAACCCATACTGGAAGGCAAAACAGATGTAATAATAGCCGCTGCAACGGCAAGCGGCAAGACCGAAGCAGCATTCCTTCCAATTTGCTCAAGGCTTCTTAAAACAGATAACTTTGAAGCCTCTATACTTTATATTAGTCCGCTAAAAGCCCTAATTAATGACCAGTTTTCCAGGATTAGCGACCTTTGCAAGGAGCTCGACATAAAAGTTTATCCATGGCATGGTGACATAGGCTCTGGCAGAAAAAAGGGCTTTGTAAAAGAGCCTGCGGGAATTTTACTTATTACTCCCGAATCTCTTGAAGCTATATTCGTAAACTACGGGCATGATGTTAAAAGGATTTTCAGCAGACTTTTATATGTCATAGTTGATGAACTCCATTCATTCATCGGTTCTGAAAGAGGCATACAACTGCAGTCATTACTACACCGCGTTGAAATCGCCATAAGACGCAGGGTTCCTAGGATCGGCCTGAGCGCTACAATAGGTGATATGTTGCTTGCGGCTGAATTCTTAAGGCCAGGACAAGGTAAAGATGTCAGGATGATTGTTTCACGTTCAAGCGGCCAGGAATTGAAATTGCTTCTAAAAGGCTATGTCGAAAAAGAGATTAAGATTGACGAAAATTCAAATGAATTAAAGGAAGATACTTTTGATGATTCATCCGTTGAGTCTTCCATTGCAGAGTCGCTTTTTAAAACCCTACGTGGCACCAGTAATCTCATTTTCGCGAATAGACGCGCCAGTGTAGAGACATATTCTGACAATTTACGCGGGATGTGTGAGGAAAACAGGGTCCCAAATGAATTCTGGCCTCACCATGGGAGTTTATCAAAGGAATTACGCGAAGAAGCCGAGTCGGCCATAAAGGACAAATCCCGTCCCGTCAGTATAGTATGCACTTCTACTTTGGAGATGGGAATCGATATAGGCTCAGTTACCAGCATAGCCCAGATTGGCGTTTCTCCATCCGTTGCCAGCATGAGGCAGCGTCTCGGCCGTTCAGGCAGACGCGGAGACCCGGCGATTCTTCGAATTTATATTACTGAGCAGGAGATTACTAATAGTACCCCTCTCCAGGACACTTTAAGAGCCAATCTTGTTCAATCCATTGCGATGGTTAGACTGTTACTTTTAAAATGGTATGAGCCTCCGCCAGCAAAATCATTCCATCTCTCGACCCTGATTCAACAAATATTATCTCTCATCGCTCAATATGGAGGTGTTACCGCCTCTCAGGCCTGGGACTTACTTTGCAATAATGGACCATTCGATTTACTAAATAAGAAACAGTTCATCGAGCTTTTAAGATGCATGGGGAATGAGGGCCTTCTTGCACAGACAAACGATGGGCTGCTGCTGCATGGAAGACTTGGTGAGAAGATTGTCAATCATTATTCTTTTTATACTGCGTTTATAACGCCTGAGGAATACAGACTCATAACAAGAGGAAAAACTTTAGGGACGCTGCCAATAGACCGACCACTAAGCGAAGGTTCACTTTTGATATTCGGGGGCAGGCGTTGGGAGGTTACTGGTATCGATCAGCAAAAGAAAATAATTGAGTTGATACCAGCCAAGGGTGGGCGGCCACCTTCATTCGGTGGTCAAGCCGGATGGGTGCATGACAGTATCCGTCAGGAGATGTATAAGATCTATACAGAAAATGACATCCCCGTTTTTCTGGATCCAACAGCAAAGGAGCTTCTTGGAGAGGCAAGGTATTACTTCAATCGATACGGATTGGAGAATAAGCATATACTCCAAAATGGAAAAAATTTGCTTTTCTTTTGCTGGAGAGGGGATAAGGTTATGGATACAATAACAGCCTTGCTTAGAAATAACGGCATTAAAGCAGAAAATGACGGGATAGCTATAACGGTTCTTGATACGACCGAAGAAGAACTCACGGGCTATCTGAAAAACGTAGCAAAAGAATCAATAGAGGCATTGGAGCTGGCAAGGACGATCAAAAATAAACCCTCTGCAAAATACGATAATTTTCTCTCTGAAGATCTTATGTGCGCAGACTATCTCTCATCAAAGATGGATTTAGAAGGAGCGCAGTACATGCTTAAACAAATAATAGGTGCTCACTAG
- a CDS encoding ATP-binding protein → MLRILNDCLQGTAASLGIIMGGTPEFLMDTRRGLYSYQALQSRLAENTFAVKGLTDYSGPVLRLDNLTQEDFYILTGKLRHVFAFGDISAYLLPDEGLKAFMEHCSKRIGDAYFRTPRTTITSFINLLAVLEQNRDAKWQDLLGTVEIRPDTMPDLSFFEEESENPETTADLTKIDNRDDDLAKFKL, encoded by the coding sequence ATACTGCGCATATTGAATGACTGCCTGCAAGGAACTGCGGCCAGTCTTGGTATAATCATGGGCGGAACCCCTGAATTTTTGATGGATACGAGGAGGGGCCTCTACAGTTATCAGGCTCTTCAGAGCAGGCTTGCTGAAAATACCTTTGCGGTCAAGGGCCTCACCGATTACAGCGGCCCGGTATTAAGACTCGACAACTTGACCCAAGAGGACTTCTATATACTGACAGGGAAACTCAGACATGTGTTCGCATTTGGCGACATTTCGGCATATCTTCTCCCCGATGAAGGCCTTAAGGCGTTCATGGAGCACTGCTCAAAACGCATCGGAGACGCCTATTTCCGCACACCTCGCACCACGATCACTTCGTTCATCAATCTATTAGCTGTTTTAGAACAAAATAGAGATGCAAAATGGCAAGACCTGCTTGGCACAGTAGAGATTCGCCCTGATACAATGCCGGACCTTAGTTTTTTTGAAGAGGAATCAGAAAATCCTGAAACCACCGCTGATTTGACCAAAATAGACAATAGAGATGATGATCTCGCCAAGTTCAAACTTTGA
- a CDS encoding IS3 family transposase (programmed frameshift), with protein MKKSRYTEEQIVGILKEGEAGIAVSDLCRKYGMSDATYYNWKAKYGGMAISDVRRLKALEDENRRLKHLVADLTLDNQALKAVVGKKLLKPKARRAAAQFVVESFGLSQRRASVLTGIGRSTYRYQPQPDQDEQIRKRMKELADLKKRFGCRRLHLFLKREGLVVNHKRTERIYREERLSLRIRKRKKRAAQVRVELPKATRPNELWAMDFVQDTMHNGRKFRLLTMLDTFTKESLKIEIDTSIGGKRVAAVLTEVGSVRGLPESIVVDNGPEFISNALDAWAYTQKVKLHFTRPGKPVDNAYIESFNGRLRDECLNQHWFLSLDHARRIVNEWRRDYNEDRPHSSLGNLSPNEFARLQQEKMAALV; from the exons ATGAAGAAGAGCCGGTACACGGAGGAGCAGATTGTAGGGATTTTGAAGGAGGGGGAGGCCGGTATCGCGGTGTCTGACCTGTGCCGCAAGTACGGGATGAGCGACGCCACCTACTACAACTGGAAGGCCAAGTACGGCGGCATGGCAATAAGCGATGTCCGGCGTCTCAAGGCGCTTGAGGACGAGAACAGGCGCCTTAAGCATCTGGTTGCCGACCTCACGCTCGATAACCAGGCTCTGAAGGCTGTCGTTG GCAAAAAACTTCTAAAGCCCAAGGCGCGGCGGGCAGCGGCTCAGTTTGTCGTTGAAAGCTTTGGGCTGAGTCAAAGGCGAGCAAGCGTCCTGACCGGGATAGGCAGGAGCACCTACAGATACCAGCCGCAACCTGATCAGGATGAACAGATTCGCAAGAGGATGAAAGAGCTTGCCGATTTAAAGAAGCGCTTTGGGTGCCGGAGGCTACACTTATTTCTCAAGCGCGAAGGGCTTGTTGTCAATCATAAGCGCACGGAGCGGATATACAGAGAAGAACGTCTCTCACTGCGGATCCGTAAGCGTAAAAAGAGAGCCGCTCAGGTAAGGGTTGAGTTGCCGAAGGCGACGCGTCCCAATGAGCTCTGGGCCATGGATTTCGTGCAGGACACCATGCATAACGGTAGGAAGTTCCGGCTGCTTACCATGCTGGACACGTTTACAAAAGAAAGCCTCAAGATCGAGATTGATACGTCGATTGGCGGCAAACGGGTTGCCGCTGTTTTAACCGAGGTAGGGTCTGTACGCGGGCTTCCTGAGAGCATAGTGGTTGACAACGGCCCTGAGTTCATAAGCAATGCTCTGGATGCATGGGCCTACACGCAGAAGGTGAAGCTGCACTTCACCCGTCCAGGCAAACCCGTTGACAACGCCTATATTGAGAGCTTCAATGGAAGGCTCAGGGACGAATGCCTCAACCAGCACTGGTTTCTTTCACTTGATCATGCACGCAGGATTGTTAATGAATGGCGCAGGGACTATAACGAGGATAGGCCGCACAGTTCACTCGGAAACCTTTCTCCGAATGAATTCGCAAGGCTTCAACAGGAGAAAATGGCTGCATTAGTCTAA
- a CDS encoding TerB N-terminal domain-containing protein: MEFIFIVIVAIVFGILIWSLLLRNKKPNQSKTTYNNGAPSTHKASNTLQDPIWERQHEAEPSFTITVSTSYTPAERSTNFSQDVSPDSVWTPAGMYVDVKGYKIKEGLLYFGTGLKSVAKWGVEPALINPDLPVDKGSPDKEGRDLRYWPSYSEITTQSRSAYLEWLANGKKNPDINIGYVFLYYYGLERRLLSDFEKSESARKEADLIAAEISRLLSIYGHNASFNRYATGLLSFAQARGLKTKFYKNPINLDIELDYTSFKIGLGQLAIDGMPLPADWALAWVENDPENRLRTPAYRCKEEFRRLFLIRYSDEIGDGLKLKPNKTKLKIGYHPASSGLSGAEEYEIKTDLPDVTAVTGPIKRLREIANSCVDELDAYSRFIGRYPDEKSSHEALALLPDCLLDKHQSEELKNIFDWLDKNLPQETAIFDLKTIIGLFPSFATEKFTKRESVALAQLLSKIGIGIEPDVRFGSSLPKPEQKAVLFRVQKDSANAPTSEYLAAASILHLSAAVANADGSISVDEEKHLEEHLESLLHLSMDEKVRLKAYTKCLLAAPPGITGIKKRIEPLDANERETIGRFLVGIAQSDGSIDPNEIKLLSKIYNLLGLNAQDLYSHAHKAAIEPVTVKPKESAEKKYALPSAPEKKAAVSLDMETIEAKLAETAAVSALLSNIFVEEDEEASSTARVETSKNIKEKTVAGLDVENSRLMLKLAGKDTWSREELEKIAATMNLMLDGALDSINDASYETYGEPFFEGEDPIEINPTIAREIADENTSKGT; this comes from the coding sequence ATGGAATTTATTTTTATTGTCATAGTTGCGATAGTATTCGGGATTCTTATTTGGTCTCTCCTTCTTAGAAATAAAAAGCCGAATCAATCTAAGACAACCTATAACAACGGAGCCCCTTCAACCCACAAAGCATCAAATACACTTCAAGACCCAATATGGGAGCGCCAGCATGAGGCCGAACCTTCTTTTACCATAACAGTTTCTACGAGTTATACCCCTGCCGAAAGATCAACTAATTTCTCACAGGATGTCTCGCCAGATTCCGTATGGACTCCGGCAGGCATGTATGTCGATGTTAAGGGCTATAAAATAAAAGAAGGTTTGCTTTATTTCGGAACAGGGTTGAAGAGCGTTGCAAAATGGGGTGTTGAGCCGGCTCTAATCAATCCTGATTTGCCAGTAGATAAAGGATCACCTGATAAAGAGGGACGGGATTTAAGATATTGGCCTTCTTATTCAGAAATAACGACTCAATCTCGCAGTGCTTACCTTGAATGGCTTGCAAATGGCAAGAAGAATCCTGATATAAATATCGGCTACGTCTTCCTTTATTACTATGGCCTGGAGCGCCGCCTGCTGTCTGATTTTGAAAAAAGCGAATCTGCTAGAAAAGAAGCCGACCTTATAGCAGCCGAAATTAGCCGGCTTCTTTCAATTTACGGCCATAATGCTTCGTTTAACAGATATGCTACAGGGCTTCTGAGCTTTGCACAAGCCAGAGGTTTAAAAACAAAATTTTACAAGAACCCTATTAACTTAGACATTGAATTAGACTATACAAGTTTTAAGATTGGTCTTGGGCAACTCGCCATAGATGGCATGCCACTGCCAGCGGACTGGGCTCTGGCATGGGTTGAAAACGACCCTGAAAACAGACTAAGGACGCCAGCATATCGTTGTAAAGAAGAGTTCAGGAGATTGTTCCTCATTCGCTATTCAGACGAAATTGGGGATGGACTGAAACTTAAACCTAACAAGACAAAGCTCAAGATCGGCTATCATCCAGCGAGTTCGGGATTGTCTGGGGCGGAAGAATATGAAATAAAAACCGACCTGCCTGATGTTACAGCCGTTACCGGACCTATTAAAAGATTGCGTGAGATCGCCAACTCTTGCGTCGATGAATTGGATGCATATAGCCGCTTTATAGGAAGATATCCTGATGAAAAAAGTTCGCATGAGGCGCTCGCTTTATTGCCGGACTGTCTATTAGACAAACATCAAAGCGAGGAGTTGAAAAACATCTTTGACTGGCTTGATAAAAATCTACCGCAAGAAACCGCAATATTTGATTTAAAAACCATTATCGGCCTTTTCCCTTCTTTTGCTACTGAAAAATTTACAAAGCGTGAATCGGTAGCTTTAGCCCAGCTACTTTCGAAGATAGGCATAGGCATCGAACCCGACGTAAGATTCGGTAGCTCTTTGCCGAAACCAGAACAAAAAGCAGTCCTGTTTAGAGTACAGAAAGATTCCGCCAATGCGCCAACTTCCGAGTACCTTGCTGCCGCAAGCATTCTTCACCTGTCGGCTGCGGTGGCAAATGCTGATGGGAGCATCTCTGTTGATGAGGAAAAACATCTGGAAGAGCACCTTGAATCCTTATTGCATTTGAGCATGGATGAAAAGGTGAGACTGAAAGCTTATACCAAATGTCTGCTCGCAGCGCCTCCTGGCATTACGGGAATTAAAAAGCGGATAGAACCTCTGGATGCAAATGAACGCGAGACCATTGGAAGATTTTTGGTGGGTATAGCCCAGAGTGACGGAAGCATAGACCCGAACGAAATAAAGTTATTGAGTAAAATCTATAATTTATTGGGGCTCAACGCCCAGGACCTGTACAGCCACGCTCATAAGGCTGCTATAGAACCTGTAACTGTAAAACCAAAGGAATCTGCGGAAAAGAAGTACGCTTTGCCGTCAGCCCCTGAGAAAAAAGCCGCTGTTTCCCTTGATATGGAAACCATCGAAGCAAAGCTTGCCGAGACAGCCGCCGTTTCTGCGCTCTTGAGTAATATCTTTGTCGAGGAAGATGAGGAAGCCTCTTCTACCGCTCGGGTTGAGACTTCCAAAAATATAAAAGAAAAGACGGTGGCCGGACTTGATGTAGAAAATTCCAGACTCATGTTAAAACTTGCCGGAAAAGATACATGGTCGAGAGAAGAACTTGAGAAAATTGCTGCAACAATGAATCTAATGCTTGACGGTGCTCTTGATAGCATCAATGACGCTTCTTATGAAACCTACGGGGAACCTTTCTTTGAAGGCGAAGACCCTATCGAGATTAATCCAACAATAGCCAGGGAGATTGCAGATGAAAATACGTCAAAGGGAACGTGA
- a CDS encoding PDDEXK nuclease domain-containing protein, protein MADKRKTKKSKSEIVQQAAAQLLSTSYAELLEDLKARIRAAQIRAGLAANSELIQLYWNVGQQILLRQQKEGWGAKVIDRLARDLRRAFPDMKGFSPRNLKYMRAFAETYQDKQFVQQVVAQIPWGHNVRILDHVKESTQREWYIRQTIQHGWSRDILIHQIESGLYRRQGKAITNFDRTLPTPQSELARQVLKDPYVFDFLSIGEEAKERDLEKALLEQIRAFLLELGVGFAFVGSQYHLEVGGEDFYIDLLFYHLHLRCFVVIELKIGEFQPEYAGKMNFYLSAVDDLLRHKDDHPSIGIILCKAKNKVIAEYALRDTRKPIGVSGYKLTETLPKNLKGELPSIKELEGSISASTSVSGSLTITKGDS, encoded by the coding sequence ATGGCGGATAAAAGAAAAACAAAAAAATCCAAATCTGAAATTGTGCAACAGGCTGCTGCACAATTGCTATCAACGAGCTACGCTGAATTGCTCGAAGACCTCAAAGCGCGGATTCGCGCCGCGCAGATCCGCGCAGGTCTTGCAGCCAATAGTGAATTGATCCAGCTCTACTGGAATGTTGGACAGCAAATATTGCTCCGACAACAAAAAGAGGGATGGGGTGCGAAAGTCATTGACCGCCTTGCCCGTGATTTACGCCGTGCATTTCCTGATATGAAGGGATTTTCTCCACGCAATCTCAAATACATGCGGGCGTTTGCCGAAACATATCAGGACAAACAATTTGTGCAACAGGTTGTTGCACAAATCCCCTGGGGGCATAATGTCCGTATTCTTGACCATGTAAAAGAATCGACTCAGCGCGAATGGTATATCCGACAGACCATCCAGCACGGCTGGTCACGAGATATCCTTATCCACCAGATAGAAAGCGGTCTCTACAGGCGGCAGGGAAAAGCCATTACCAATTTCGACCGCACCCTACCCACGCCTCAATCCGAGCTTGCCCGGCAGGTCTTGAAAGATCCGTATGTCTTCGACTTCCTGAGTATCGGTGAGGAGGCAAAGGAACGGGATCTGGAAAAGGCCCTCTTGGAGCAGATAAGGGCTTTCCTGCTTGAGTTGGGCGTCGGGTTTGCCTTTGTCGGTAGTCAGTACCATCTGGAGGTCGGCGGTGAGGATTTCTATATAGACCTTCTATTTTATCATCTCCACCTGCGCTGTTTCGTAGTCATCGAGCTTAAGATTGGGGAATTTCAGCCAGAATACGCTGGCAAGATGAACTTTTATCTTTCGGCGGTGGATGACCTCCTGCGCCATAAAGACGATCATCCGAGCATCGGCATAATCCTGTGCAAGGCCAAAAATAAGGTGATTGCGGAATATGCGCTCCGCGATACCAGAAAGCCGATCGGCGTTTCCGGATACAAACTTACGGAAACCTTGCCGAAGAACCTTAAAGGTGAACTGCCGAGCATTAAGGAACTGGAGGGGTCAATTTCGGCGTCTACTTCTGTATCAGGCTCGCTTACAATAACCAAAGGTGATTCCTGA